Proteins from a genomic interval of Colletotrichum higginsianum IMI 349063 chromosome 6, whole genome shotgun sequence:
- a CDS encoding Ribosomal L22e family protein, whose product MAPQAAIKRTGKGKNQKVTKKFIINASQPASDKIFDVAAFEKFLQDKIKVEGRVGNLGDQVQISQQGEGKIEIIAHNELSGRYLKYLYVAIYAVTKKFLKKQQLRDWLRVVSTSKGVYELKFFNVVNDEAEDDDE is encoded by the exons ATGGCTCCTCAAGCA GCGATCAAGCGCAccggcaagggcaagaacCAGAAGGTCACCAAGAAGTTCATCATCAACGCTTCCCAGCCCGCCTCGGACAAGATCTTCGACGTCGCTGCCTTCGAGAAGTTCCTCCAGGACAAGATCAAGGTTGAGGGTCGCGtcggcaacctcggcgaCCAGGTCCAGATCTCCCAGCAGGGTGAGGGCAAGATTGAGATCATCGCCCACAACGAGCTCTCCGGCCGCTACCTCAAGTACCTGTACGTTGCCATCTACGCAGT GACCAAGAAGTTCCTCaagaagcagcagctccgTGACTGGCTCCGTGTCGTTTCCACCTCCAAGGGTGTCTACGAGCTCAAGTTCTTCAACGTCGTCAACGACGAGGctgaggatgatgacgagtAA
- a CDS encoding SCP-2 sterol transfer family protein, whose product MGLANDKFPSSAAFDAINSVLSASEPDRKDAIKQGNAIFAFTLKNAAGETDSWHIDLKEKGEVGKGTGQKPTVTLSLSDSDFGNLVQGKANAQKLFMSGKLKIKGDVMKATKMEPILKKAQTKAKL is encoded by the exons ATGGGTCTCGCCAACG ATAAGTTTCCTTCTTCGGCCGCTTTCGACGCCATCAACTCCGTACTCAGCGCCAGCGAGCCCGATCGCAAGGACGCCATCAAGCAGGGCAACGCCATCTTCGCCTTCACCCTGAAGAACGCGGCCGGCGAGACCGATAGCTGGCACATTGAcctcaaggagaagggcgaggtTGGCAAGGGCACTGGCCAGAAGCCTACCG TCACACTGTCTCTGTCCGATTCCGACTTTGGCAACCTCGTCCAAGGCAAGGCCAACGCGCAGAAGCTCTTCATGTCGGGCAAGCTCAAGATCAAGGGCGACGTCATGAAGGCCACCAAGATGGAGCCCATTCTGAAGAAGGCCCAGACCAAGGCCAAGTTGTAA
- a CDS encoding putative Exo-beta-1,3-glucanase, whose protein sequence is MKLLALLVALGIGAVAHPQPNDAASTLESRQTCSGPIESNPSTWWRAAIDHNGTAPTSSDPTFQYYRTAVQYGADNTGVRDSSDAFNFAIEAWTRTGNTVTTRPAYVYIPPGRYRIKKPIQMLVTTFLVGDALNPPVLIADPALGGQPVINGYDAHQGDGSATKNFLMAVRNVVVDTTEVGTGVPAVGIDWSVSQGCSLSNVKIRMPNFSSHVGITMNQGGSGILISDSQFEGGAIGIRVNGQQYQFKNLSFNGCNVGISMDSVYVAVVQGVTFANCNFGIDMSRNKTGVVSLVDSSVRACNAGVNNLVTGYGQNSLVIDNFQVTDAAAVKSASDGSTLRAGSVAAGQTWVMGYVNSNNLQRGTTYPIERPAGLLSAGKYFTAPLPQYEKYALDQFVNLKGDPQYPVYGDNSRDDGPNINAILQKYKGCKIIFVPQGIYLTKETIYVPPGTRLIGETLSIFNGIGSRWWNPDDPQPILKVGNPGETGVAQITDITVEVGDVLQGATLVQVNMAGSKPGDVGIWSSVFRVGGTRHSITNTNCVGGNPAACKAAFALMHVTSTASAYLENVWGWVADHSLDTFGGAQNIAVGRGALIESTKPTWLVGTSFEHCVLYQYNLHNAQNVYISLEQTESAYWQGQGTPLRAPSPWTVKPAYGDPDFSNCAAQGQGNSDHCFRSWGHYMTGSSKIVIHGSALWAFFNGMNDNQWHNPQCENTGGICMTNQAFADSAKSTYWFGLSTKSTTILLYDKTGGTVWEVYARDNPGSWGGVVAAYLRDSGA, encoded by the exons ATGAagcttctcgccctcctcgtcgcgctCGGCATCGGGGCCGTTGCCCACCCCCAACCCAATGACGCCGCAAGCACCCTTGAGTCTCGACAGACGTGCTCCGGCCCCATCGAGAGCAACCCGTCGACCTGGTGgcgcgccgccatcgaccaTAACGGCACGGCGCCCACGAGCTCCGACCCAACGTTCCAGTACTACCGCACGGCGGTTCAGTACGGCGCGGACAACACCGGCGTCAGGGACTCGTCCGACGCCTTCAATTTTGCCATCGAAG CATGGACCCGCACGGGCAACACCGTGACGACCCGCCCGGCCTACGTCTACATTCCGCCGGGCCGGTATCGCATCAAGAAGCCGATCCAGATGCTCGTAACGaccttcctcgtcggcgacgcaCTCAACCCGcccgtcctcatcgccgaccCGGCGCTCGGCGGCCAGCCCGTCATCAACGGCTACGACGCGCACCAGGGCGACGGGTCCGCGACCAAGAACTTCCTCATGGCGGTAcgcaacgtcgtcgtcgacaccaCTGAGGTCGGCACGGGTGTGCCGGCCGTGGGCATCGACTGGAGCGTCTCGCAGGGGTGCTCTCTGTCCAATGTCAAGATCCGCATGCCTAATTTCTCGAGCCATGTCGGTATCACGATGAACCAGGGCGGCTCTGGGATTCTGATCAGTGATAGT CAATTCGAGGGCGGTGCCATCGGCATCCGGGTCAATGGCCAGCAGTACCAGTTCAAGAACCTCTCCTTCAACGGCTGCAATGTCGGCATCTCGATGGACAGCGTTTACGTTGCCGTCGTGCAGGGCGTCACGTTCGCCAACTGCAACTTCGGCATTGACATGAGCCGCAACAAGACGGGCGTCGTCTCGCTCGTCGATTCGAGCGTCCGCGCCTGTAACGCCGGCGTCAACAACCTGGTGACGGGGTACGGCCAGAACTCGCTCGTTATCGACAACTTCCAGGTCACCGACGCGGCAGCCGTCAAGTCGGCGAGCGACGGGTCGACCCTAAGGGCCGGCTCGGTCGCGGCGGGACAGACGTGGGTCATGGGCTACGTCAACTCGAACAACCTGCAGCGCGGCACGACATATCCAATCGAGCGCCCGGCTGGGTTGTTATCTGCGGGCAAATACTTCACCGCCCCGCTACCTCAATACGAGAAGTATGCACTGGATCAGTTTGTCAACTTGAAGGGCGACCCGCAGTATCCCGTCTACGGAGACAACAGCCGCGATGACGGGCCGAACATCAACGCCATCCTGCAGAAGTACAAGGGTTGCAAGATCATCTTCGTGCCCCAGGGCATTTACCTCACCAAGGAGACAATCTACGTTCCTCCCGGCACGAGGCTTATTGGCGAGACCCTCAGCATCTTCAACG GTATCGGATCGCGATGGTGGAACCCCGACGACCCTCAGCCCATTCTAAAGGTCGGCAACCCCGGTGAGACGGGCGTTGCGCAGATCACCGACATCActgtcgaggtcggcgacgtTCTCCAGGGAGCAACCCTCGTGCAGGTAAACATGGCGGGATCCAAGCCCGGCGACGTTGGCATCTGGAGCAGCGTCTtccgcgtcggcggcaccaGGCACTccatcaccaacaccaactGTGTCGGCGGGAACCCGGCCGCCTGCAAGGCGGCCTTCGCACTGATGCACGTCACTTCGACTGCCTCTGCCTACTTGGAGAATGTCTGGGGCTGGGTGGCTGACCACTCGCTCGACACCTTTGGCGGCGCGCAGAACATTGCCGTCGGGCGTGGAGCGCTCATCGAGAGCACCAAGCCCACGTGGCTGGTTGGAACCAGCTTCGAGCACTGCGTCTTGTATCAGTACAATCTCCACAACGCGCAGAACGTTTACATCTCGTTGGAGCAGACAGAGAGCGCGTATTGGCAGGGACAAGGCACTCCTCTAAGGGCGCCGAGCCCCTGGACGGTAAAACCGGCATACGGCGACCCTGACTTCAGCAACTGTGCAGCTCAGGGGCAGGGCAACAGTGACCACTGCTTCCGGTCGTGGGGCCACTACATGACGGGCAGCTCCAAGATCGTGATCCACGGGTCGGCTCTGTGGGCGTTCTTCAACGGAATGAACGACAACCAGTGGCATAACCCGCAATGCGAAAACACGGGAGGCATTTGCATGACCAATCAGGCGTTCGCCGACAGCGCCAAGTCAACGTATTGGTTCGGCTTGAGCACGAAGAGTACGACGATCCTTCTGTACGACAAGACGGGCGGCACCGTGTGGGAGGTGTATGCGAGGGATAACCCGGGGTCGTGGGGCGGCGTTGTTGCCGCGTATCTGAGGGACTCGGGCGCTTGA
- a CDS encoding Mitochondrial carrier: MSAASDLTAVPPHSDVTMAADVREEPKVVVKNYKGFVAGVFSGIAKLTVGHPFDTIKVRLQTTDASRFSGPLQCVTQTLRNEGVPGLYKGATPPLVGWMFMDSVMLGSLTVYRRLVAERLFRVGSVENLPSYGHGIAGMMAGSTVSFIAAPVEHVKARLQIQYAANKTERLYSGPVDCLRKIYAHHGVKGVYHGLSATLLFRGFFFCWWGSYDVFSRYFRENTKLSAPAVNFWAGGLSAQVFWLTSYPSDVIKQRIMTDPLGGGLNDGVQRFPRWRDAATAVYREAGWKGYWRGFLPCFLRAFPANAMALVAFEGVMRALPE; encoded by the exons ATGTCCGCTGCTAGTGATCTCACGGCGGTTCCCCCTCACTCAGACGTCACCATGGCCGCAGACGTGAGGGAAGAGCCCAAGGTTGTGGTCAAAAACTATAAGGGTTTCGTCGCTGGAGTCTTTTCCGGAATAGCAAAACTCACAG TCGGCCACCCTTTTGACACGATCAAGGTGCGCCTCCAGACGACAGACGCCTCGCGCTTCAGCGGGCCGCTCCAATGCGTCACGCAGACGCTGCGGAATGAGGGCGTCCCGGGCCTGTACAAGGGCGCGACCCCTCCGCTGGTGGGCTGGATGTTCATGGACTCGGTGATGCTAGGCTCCCTGACAGTTTACCGCcggctcgtcgccgagcgcCTGTTCCGCGTCGGTAGCGTCGAGAACCTGCCGTCGTACGGCCACGGCATCGCGGGCATGATGGCCGGCAGCACCGTCAGCTTCATCGCGGCGCCCGTCGAGCACGTCAAGGCCCGCCTGCAGATCCAATACGCCGCCAACAAGACCGAGCGGCTGTACAGCGGGCCCGTCGACTGCCTGCGCAAGATCTACGCGCACCACGGCGTGAAGGGCGTCTACCACGGCCTGAGCGCGACGCTGCTGTTCCgaggcttcttcttctgctggtgGGGCTCCTACGACGTGTTCTCGAGGTATTTTAGGGAGAACACGAAGCTCAGCGCGCCGGCCGTGAACTTCTGGGCTGGCGGGCTGAGCGCACAGGTCTTCTGGCTGACGAGCTACCCGTCCGATGTGATCAAGCAGCGCATCATGACGGACcccctcggcggcgggctcaACGACGGCGTCCAGAGATTTCCTCGGTGGAGGGACGCCGCGACCGCGGTGTACAGGGAAGCGGGGTGGAAGGGTTACTGGCGCGGGTTTCTGCCGTGTTTCCTTAGGGCATTCCCAGCCAATGCCATGGCATTGGTCGCATTCGAGGGGGTTATGAGGGCCTTGCCCGAGTAG
- a CDS encoding Integral membrane protein DUF92 yields MKAIYAVPATFALVYRAWSHQSLTPAGIVAAVITAIAHAYHPWNLPFALLCTFFLAGTRATKVKHHVKAQMTMAARGTPGGEGARTHVQVFANSLMASCLSLLHAYQLNKRKAAILDSTTPNPSGTLCYSWGGDLLVVGIIANYAAVAADTFSSELGILAKGEPRLITSLTLRKVPRGTNGGVTPLGIAAGALGSMIVVTASMIFLPLCGDDSAGISAWTNQQRSTFMLAMTLWGVLGSLLDSVLGAVFQRSVRDVRTGKIVEGEGGTKVLISSDASDHADKNQKRAAIKAAALHGEGKRAVEQMQEVDGVEPAETSDAKKRYDPEDKHRKPTMGDAKPSRVVETGWDLLDNNDVNFLMAFTMSMGAMGVASWFWGVPIESILDL; encoded by the exons ATGAAAGCCATCTACGCTGTTCCGGCGaccttcgccctcgtctACCGGGCCTGGTCGCACCAGTCCCTCACCCCTGCGGGCATCGTCGCTGCCGTCATCACAGCCATCGCGCACGCCTACCACCCGTGGAACCTGCCATTCGCGCTGCTGTGCACTTTCTTCCTTGCCGGTACCAGAGCAACAAAG GTCAAGCACCATGTCAAAGCTCAGATGACGATGGCCGCCCGAGGCACACCGGGAGGTGAAGGAGCGCGCACCCACGTCCAAG TCTTCGCCAATTCGTTGATGGCCTCAtgtctctccctcctccacgCCTATCAACTGAACAAACGAAAGGCCGCGATCCTCGACTCGACGACCCCGAACCCTTCCGGTACTCTCTGCTACTCCTGGGGCGGCGACCTACTtgtcgtcggcatcatcgcaAACTACGctgctgtcgccgccgacacgTTCAGCTCGGAACTGGGAATCCTGGCCAAAGGGGAACCCCGCCTGATCACGTCTCTGACCCTGCGCAAGGTCCCGCGCGGCACCAACGGTGGCGTCACCccgctcggcatcgccgccggcgcgctgGGCTCCATGATCGTCGTCACGGCCTCGATGATCTTCCTCCCGCTCTGCGGCGACGACAGCGCCGGAATTTCCGCGTGGACGAACCAGCAGCGGTCGACCTTCATGCTGGCGATGACGCTCTGGGGCGTCCTTGGAAGCCTGCTCGAcagcgtcctcggcgccgtcttccagcGCTCCGTCCGTGATGTGCGCACCGGGAAGattgtcgagggcgagggtggTACCAAGGTCCTCATCTCGTCCGATGCGTCTGATCACGCCGACAAGAACCAGAAGcgcgccgccatcaaggccgCGGCGCTTCACGGAGAGGGCaagcgcgccgtcgagcagatGCAAGAGGTCGACGGTGTAGAGCCCGCCGAGACCAGCGACGCGAAGAAAAGATACGACCCGGAGGACAAGCACCGCAAGCCGACGATGGGTGACGCCAAGCCCTCGCGGGTCGTCGAGACGGGCTGGGACTTGCTGGACAACAACGACGTCAACTTTCTGATGGCCTTCACCATGAGCATGGGGGCCATGGGCGTCGCCAGCTGGTTCTGGGGTGTGCCGATCGAGTCGATTCTCGACCTGTAG
- a CDS encoding Guanine nucleotide-binding protein alpha-2 subunit, whose translation MCFGARKQDDGSAARSRDLDRLIRQDEKKLSKEVKLLLLGAGESGKSTVLKQMKLIYAQGFSKNEKLEWKPVVFNNIVQSFRLIQDAMTEMGIEFSNPENEKHMAHILVEHEINAQDPLPRDYLQPIKELWFDGGVKQAIAKGNEFALHDNLAYFCDDLDRIWDQSYVPTDQDLLRSRLRTTGITETVFDLGQLTYRMFDVGGQRSERKKWIHCFENVNCLLFLVAISGYDQCLVEDKDGNQMNEALMLWESIANSHWFTKSALILFLNKMDLFKEKLPNNPITSHGFTDYHGPAEDWKSASKYFLDKFRALNRNTEKEIYGHFTNATDTNLLKITMGSVQDMIIQRNLKQLIL comes from the exons ATGTGTTTCGGGGCTCGAAAACAGGATGACGGCAGCGCTGCCCGCTCGCGGGACCTCGATCGTCTGATTCGCCAGGATGAGAAGAAACTGTCAAAGGAGGTCAAGCTCTTGTTGCTGG GTGCCGGAGAGTCTGGAAAGTCTACCGTGCTGAAGCAGATGAAATTGATCTACGCCCAAGGCTTCAGCAAAAACGAGAAGCTCGAATGGAAGCCCGTCGTCTTTAACAACATTGTCCAATCCTTCCGCTTAATTCAAGATGCCATGACCGAGATGGGAATCGAGTTTAGCAACCCCGAAAACGAG AAGCACATGGCGCATATACTGGTGGAACACGAGATCAACGCCCAGGATCCCCTCCCGCGCGATTACCTTCAACCTATAAAGGAGCTTTGGTTCGATGGTGGCGTTAAGCAAGCCATTGCCAAGGGCAATGAGTTTGCTCTCCACGATAATTTGGCATA CTTTTGCGACGATTTGGATCGTATCTGGGATCAGAGTTACGTGCCGACAGACCAAGATTTGTTGCGCTCGAGATTGCGAACGACGGGAATCACCGAAACGGTCTTCGACCTGGGCCAGCTGACATACCGCATGTTCGACGTCGGCGGTCAGCGTTCGGAACGAAAGAAGTGGATTCACTGCTTTGAAAACGTCAACTGCCTGCTTTTCCTTGTCGCCATCAGCGGTTACGACCAATGCTTAGTTGAGGACAAAGATGGC AACCAAATGAACGAAGCACTCATGTTGTGGGAGTCCATTGCGAACTCGCACTGGTTTACCAAGTCTGCGCTTatcctcttcctcaacaAAATGGATCTGTTCAAGGAAAAATTACCTAACAACCCCATCACATCACACGGCTTCACAGACTACCACGGTCCCGCCGAAGACTGGAAGTCTGCCAGCAAATATTTCTTGGACAAGTTCCGCGCCCTAAACAGAAACACGGAGAAGGAAATCTACGGACACTTCACCAACGCGACAGACACGAACCTGCTCAAAATCACCATGGGCTCGGTCCAGGACATGATCATCCAGCGCAACCTGAAACAACTGATACTATAA
- a CDS encoding Carbon-nitrogen hydrolase yields MTTATTTSASPVLKKPVKLACIQLASGADKATNLSNARAKVLEAARDGAKIVVLPECFNSPYGCDYFPKYAETLLPSPPTREQSPSFHALAAMASESGAYLVGGSIPELDGETGKFYNTSLVFSPEGALLATHRKVHLFDIDIPGKITFRESEVLSPGDAVTVVDLPGYGRISVAICYDIRFPELAAIAARRGCFALVYPGAFNLTTGPMHWRLLGQGRAIDNQIYVALCSPARDLGATYHAWGHSLIVDPMANVLVEAEEGEGIVAWELDGNKIEEARRNIPINTQRRFDVYPDVSQPKVES; encoded by the coding sequence ATGACCACTGCCACAACCACCTCCGCCTCCCCGGTGCTCAAGAAGCCCGTCAAGCTGGCCTGCATCCAGCTCGCCTCGGGCGCCGACAAGGCGACCAACCTCTCCAATGCCCGCgccaaggtcctcgaggccgcgcgCGACGGCGCCAAGATTGTCGTGCTCCCGGAGTGCTTCAATTCGCCCTACGGCTGCGACTACTTTCCCAAGTACGCCGAGACCCTGCTGCCCTCACCGCCCACGCGGGAGCAGTCGCCCAGCTTCCACGCgctggccgccatggcctccGAGAGCGGTGCCTACCTCGTTGGCGGCTCCATCCCCGAGCTGGACGGCGAGACGGGCAAGTTCTACAACACGAGCCTCGTCTTCTCGCCCGAGGGCGCGCTGCTGGCCACCCACCGTAAGGTGCACCTCTTTGACATCGACATCCCCGGCAAGATCACCTTCCGCGAGTCAGAGGTCCTGAgccccggcgacgccgtcaccgtTGTCGACCTGCCCGGATACGGCCGCATCTCGGTCGCAATCTGCTATGACATCCGCTTccccgagctcgccgccatcgccgcgcGGAGGGGCTGCTTCGCGCTCGTGTACCCGGGCGCCTTCAACCTGACGACGGGGCCGATGCACTGGCGTCTGCTGGGCCAGGGCCGCGCCATCGACAACCAGATTTACGTCGCCCTGTGCAGCCCTGCgcgcgacctcggcgccacCTACCACGCCTGGGGCCACAgcctcatcgtcgaccccATGGCGAACGTGctggtcgaggccgaggagggggagggcatcgtcgcctGGGAGCTGGACGGGAACAAGATTGAGGAGGCGAGGCGGAACATCCCCATCAACACGCAGAGGCGGTTCGACGTGTACCCGGATGTGAGCCAGCCCAAGGTTGAGTCGTAA
- a CDS encoding RanBP1 domain-containing protein, whose product MDHRNSTPRPRPSLKFANRSYQASPLNPNKRLGTPQTAPSQRVLNRDPAPSSNLNTSTISTAHNLFRSSSISASPAVSPFAPSLSASTAKKVFAPGATPASQKVYRETIAQATPRGMTAKSTSVDLFQMRIPSPPPELSGEALARDIPPELEAKGTVYADQYLGHLVPPEYDDLQRRQLFCVLDLRRLKYAANEIFNKKDWKLNIMNFAKEFEKSRSLIMLRYGLYEFKNVKPSEEVLKKWRAAHNLPEPEDDAADSSPSRQTTRSKRKAEEQLTPKDAALSTASPNKNNKRRAVDREEEQEPATPAAIKNKRRATVTDESDENQPSKSQKSTSTPSATKSMFERVANNQGPTSTPKATPKAAEAKPNPFAGASKATANNNLSRSVLEANIKPAQPSNIFGYLSDASSAKNSGVEADGESETDSDDEAGTQEAGQQSYEPSVAASGGADTPLAQPASNPFGVKKPLFSTGAATGPSSISSDARESTPGKSLFDRVNKGNDGNPIRADSAEPTPAADKAPFASTKEPAPAPVNATWNPNSPIKFNTNAPASNGLFGASTNGSGSGSGSGSIFGAKPVAPASSNLFGAPKQDDKPKAEKRSRSEEDTGAESDKENSSQPPAKSLFGGFSSSGFQPKASEEPKKDEAVVKPAAAPTFAFGASAPKAEETKTPAPASNLFGAQDKPAGSVMQSSTLFGGNPQEAPATESAKPLFGASTSGSSTSFQSKPLFGNNAQASATSSLFGAKPTEAPKAPEAAPAPAAPIFSFGASKPAESAPAANSPFGGAPMKQDGPSAPSGSSMFNFGGSQTAPSSNPFGGAAPAAQTNGGASGPPSFGSGGGGSFTFSAGGGGGQSFNNPFASNNGGATDATPAPSSGGMFNFGGGSSAPSNSSAPFQFGGASSSAAPSSNSPFQFGGGAPAQPAAPVTSTPTFAFGASNGSANASAPASQKPLFGASTSAPTSSLFGSKPVQHTSGMFGNLQAPAGASTTGTNSPFNFGGASSLATTPANGTPEPAAEADKAAGGGEGDDADGKPHEQLKLTEGGPGEEDEIVVHDVRAKIMKFILPGSEEDKDSGDDQPKNKSPWSTKGVGPFRLLKHKNTGAVRMLLRAEPRGHVVLNRSLLPGETYKADKKYVKLTTSNEAGNGLETWMVQVKNEDMAKTLAGALESHKSANAK is encoded by the coding sequence ATGGATCACCGAAACAGCaccccgcgcccgcgcccgtcGCTCAAATTCGCGAACCGGAGCTACCAAGCTTCGCCTCTGAACCCCAACAAGCGACTGGGCACTCCCCAGACTGCTCCGTCCCAGAGAGTCCTAAACCGCGATCCCGCGCCCTCGAGCAACCTCAACACGAGCACCATTTCCACCGCCCACAACCTCTTCCGCTCTTCCTCCATTAGTGCGAGCCCGGCCGTTTCCCCCTTTGCGCCAAGCCTGTCTGCGAGCACTGCCAAGAAGGTATTTGCTCCGGGTGCGACCCCGGCCTCGCAGAAGGTGTATCGGGAGACCATTGCTCAGGCGACCCCGCGAGGCATGACTGCCAAATCCACGTCCGTCGACCTTTTCCAGATGCGCAttccctctccgccgcctgAACTTTCTGGCGAAGCACTTGCGCGAGACATCCCCCCCGAGCTCGAAGCCAAGGGCACCGTATACGCCGATCAGTACCTTGGCCATCTTGTCCCTCCCGAGTACGACGACCTGCAGCGCCGTCAGCTCTTCTGCGTCCTGGACCTTCGCCGCCTCAAATATGCCGCCAATGAGATCTTCAATAAGAAGGACTGGAAGCTCAACATCATGAACTTCGCCAAGGAGTTTGAAAAGAGTCGGAGCTTGATTATGCTTAGATACGGCCTGTACGAGTTCAAGAACGTCAAGCCTTCGGAGGAGGTGTTGAAGAAGTGGAGAGCCGCTCACAATCTGCCCGAGCCTGaggatgacgccgccgactccAGTCCTTCAAGGCAGACCACGCGTTCCAagcgcaaggccgaggagcaaCTGACTCCCAAGGACGCTGCGCTTTCGACGGCCTCTCCtaacaagaacaacaagagACGTGCTGTGGacagggaggaggagcaagaGCCAGCTACTCCGGCTGCGATCAAGAACAAGAGAAGGGCAACCGTGACCGATGAGTCGGACGAGAACCAGCCCAGCAAATCACAGAAGTCGACTTCCACTCCGTCGGCAACCAAGAGCATGTTCGAAAGGGTTGCCAACAACCAGGGACCCACCTCGACCCCCAAGGCAACCCCCAAGGCTGCAGAGGCAAAGCCCAACCCCTTCGCTGGCGCATCGAAAGCCACTGCTAACAACAACCTTTCTCGCTCCGTGCTCGAGGCCAACATCAAGCCCGCCCAACCGTCCAACATCTTTGGTTACCTCTCCGATGCCAGCTCTGCGAAGAACAGCGGTGTGGAGGCTGACGGTGAGAGTGAGACCGACTCTGACGATGAGGCGGGCACGCAGGAAGCTGGCCAGCAGAGCTACGAGCCCAGTGTTGCCGCTAGTGGTGGCGCCGATACACCTTTGGCCCAGCCGGCTTCGAACCCTTTTGGTGTCAAGAAGCCCCTTTTCTCCACTGGCGCCGCGACTGGTCCCTCTAGCATTTCGTCTGATGCCAGAGAAAGCACGCCTGGCAAGAGCCTTTTCGACCGTGTTAACAAGGGCAACGATGGCAACCCCATCCGCGCGGACTCAGCTGAGCccacgccggcggccgaTAAGGCGCCGTTTGCCTCGACCAAGGAGCCCGCCCCGGCTCCCGTCAACGCGACCTGGAACCCCAACTCTCCGATCAAATTCAACACCAATGCTCCGGCCAGCAACGGTCTCTTCGGCGCGTCTACGaacggctccggctccggctccggctccggttCTATCTTTGGTGCTAAGCCGGTCGCACCCGCCTCTTCCAACTTGTTTGGTGCTCCCAAGCAGGACGACAagcccaaggccgagaagcgctCCCGCTCTGAGGAAGATACGGGGGCAGAGTCTGACAAGGAAAATAGCTCGCAACCTCCTGCCAAGTCGCTCTTCGGCGGATTTTCTTCGTCTGGGTTCCAGCCCAAGGCCTCGGAGGAGCCCAAGAAGGATGAGGCCGTTGTCAAGCCGGCGGCTGCGCCGACTTTCGCGTTCGGTGCTTCCGCTCCCAAGGCGGAAGAGACCAAGACACCGGCCCCGGCTTCAAACCTCTTCGGTGCCCAGGACAAGCCTGCGGGCTCTGTGATGCAGTCTTCGACTCTTTTCGGCGGCAACCCCCAAGAGGCGCCTGCCACTGAATCTGCCAAGCCTCTGTTCGGTGCCAGCACTTCGGGCAGCTCTACTTCTTTCCAGTCGAAGCCTCTATTCGGCAACAACGCGCAGGCGTCGGCCACTTCTAGCCTGTTCGGCGCTAAGCCAACCGAGGCTCCCAAGGCACCCGAAGCCGCTCCTGCCCCCGCGGCGCCCATCTTCAGTTTTGGTGCCAGCAAGCCGGCGGAGTCTGCCCCGGCTGCCAACTCTCCTTTCGGCGGCGCCCCCATGAAGCAGGATGGTCCTTCCGCACCGTCGGGCAGCAGCATGTTCAACTTTGGAGGAAGCCAGACCGCGCCCTCATCCAACCCATTTGGAGGTGCTGCACCTGCTGCTCAGACAAACGGAGGAGCCAGCGGCCCTCCAAGCTTTGGCTCTGGCGGCGGTGGATCCTTTACATTcagcgctggcggcggcggcggccagagTTTCAACAACCCCTTCGCATCCAACAATGGCGGTGCGACTGACGCTACTCCAGCCCCCTCATCTGGAGGCATGTTCAACTTCGGCGGTGGATCTTCTGCTCCTTCAAACAGCTCTGCGCCATTCCAGTTCGGCggtgcttcttcttctgctgcgccgtcgagcaACTCCCCCTTCCAATTTGGAGGCGGTGCTCCGGCCCAGCCTGCGGCTCCCGTGACGTCGACTCCTACTTTCGCCTTTGGCGCCTCGAATGGATCCGCCAATGCCTCGGCGCCCGCTTCTCAAAAGCCGCTTTTCGGAGCATCGACTTCGGCACCCACCAGCAGCCTCTTTGGTTCTAAGCCCGTACAGCATACCTCCGGTATGTTCGGCAACCTGCAGGCCCCGGCCGGCGCCTCGACCACTGGAACGAACTCGCCCTTCAACTTTGGTGGCGCATCCAGCCTAGCTACCACCCCTGCCAATGGAACCCCCGAGCCGGCTGCAGAGGCTGACAAGGCCGCTGGCGGTGGTGAAggtgacgatgccgacggcaagcCTCACGAGCAGCTCAAGCTTACCGAGGGTGGCCCCggtgaggaggatgagatTGTAGTTCACGACGTCCGCGCCAAGATTATGAAGTTCATCCTTCCCGGGTCCGAAGAAGACAAGGACAGCGGCGACGATCAGCCTAAGAACAAGAGTCCGTGGTCCACAAAGGGTGTCGGCCCGTTCCGTCTCTTGAAGCACAAGAACACGGGCGCCGTTCGCATGCTTCTGCGCGCGGAACCCCGCGGCCACGTTGTGCTGAACCGCTCCCTCTTGCCCGGCGAGACCTACAAGGCGGACAAGAAGTATGTCAAGCTTACCACCTCCAACGAGGCCGGTAACGGTCTTGAAACGTGGATGGTGCAGGTCAAGAACGAGGACATGGCCAAGACCCTGGCCGGCGCTCTTGAGTCTCACAAGTCGGCCAACGCCAAATGA